Part of the Hyalangium minutum genome is shown below.
CACTGGCCGCCTCCAGCTTGGTGCGCAGGGAATCCACCTGCTCCAGAGCCAGCTCCGGCGCCAGGTACACCGTCACCTCCACCTCGCCGCCGAGCGAGGCCAGCAGCCCATCCAGCGCCCGGCCCGTGGTGCGCGCCAGCCCCGCGGCAAACAGCGCGATGGCGATGGTGGTAATCGCGATGAAGTGCACGAACGGCGAGTGCCGCAGGCCCCCGGCCGCCGAGCGCCAGAAGTAGGAGACCTTGGCCAGCGCGCTCATACCGCCATCATCCGCCGCGCGGCCTTCACGCCATCCTCATCGGAGACGATGAAGCCGCGCTCCAGCCGCACCGTGCGTTTCTGATAGCGCGCCAGCAGCGTGCTGTCGTGGGTGGCCACCATCACCGTGGTGCCACGGATGTTGACCTGGTTGAGCAGGTCCATGATCTCCACGGTGAGCGCCGGGTCCAGGTTACCCGTGGGCTCGTCCGCCAGGAGGATGGTGGGATCATTCACCAGCGCCCGGGCAATCACCACGCGCTGCTGCTCTCCACCCGAGAGGCGCAGCGGGTATGAGCCCGCCTTGTGCTCCAGCCCCACCAGCTTGAGCATGCGGTGGACCTTCTCGCGGGCCTCGGCCCGGGGCACCCCGAGCACGTCCAGCGTGAAGGCCACGTTGTCCTCCACCGTGCGCTGGGGCAGCAGCTTGAAGTCCTGGAACACCACGCCGATGTTGCGCCGCAGGTAAGGGACGGCGGACTCGCGGATGCGCGCGATGTTGCGGCCGCCCACGAGGATCTGCCCTTTGGTGGCCTTCTCCCCGCAGAACAGCAGCTTCAAGAGCGTCGTCTTCCCCGCGCCCGAAGGCCCGGTGAGGAAGACGAACTCCCCCTTCTCGACATGCAGGTTGATGTCCGAGAGCACCGGCGGATCGCCGGGGTAGGCCTTGTAGACATGGAACATCTGGATCATCGGCAGGGCGATTGTGGACCCAAGTGGGCCCTCGCTCCACTCCGTGACCCTCGCTTGCCTGCTTCCTGGGCTGCCGAGGCGCACCCAGGCGCACACCCGGAGGCGGCGCCTAGGACTGCTCGCCCTCGCCCGCGAGGTAGCTGAGGATGACTTCGTCGAGGCTCTTCTCGGAGATCAGGTCCTCGCCAAAGAGGGTCTCCACGCCCACCTCATTGATCTTGGGCTGGACCTTCATGGCGCGAGCGGCGGCCACCTCGGGAGGCAGCTGCACGGCGGCAGGCGGCACGGGCTTGCTGACTGGAGCTACGGGAGCCTGCACCTTCGCCTGGGGCGCATCCGCTTCCGGGGCGAGCTGGCCGGGCTGATAGTGCCGCGTGGCGACAGACTCGTAGTTGTCGTACACGCCGTTGATGAGGTTGCGCAGCATCTCCTTGTGCTGCTCCTCCATCAGCTCACGGACAACCTCGGCCAGGTTCTCGGCGTTGAGGATGTCGGCGTACGACGTCTTCTTCGAGGCGAGGATGTTCCCCCCCACGAACAGGTGGGTGATGATGTGGGGGTTGTTGACACCCGAGTCCTCGGTCTGGACGTGGTAGACCTTCCCCTTGTGCTTGATGTTGTGGTTGAAGCCGGTAACGGCTTTCTCGAAGGTTTTCGCCATGCCAGAGGCGCCGGACGCTAGCAGTGGGTCAGGACCGGCACAAGGCAAGCCTACCGCTGTTCTCGGCCGCCGTCGCCTATCTGGCCGAATTCCTGCGTCCCCGCCTGGAACGGAGCCTGGCCGCTCTCCGTTCGGGTATAGGCGGGGTTCGTTGAAAACCGAAATCCAGCTAGGCTACGTACGTTCTTCCGTGAACGTCTGCCTCCCCGGCGATCCCTAACCAGGTGTGAGATGAAGA
Proteins encoded:
- the ftsE gene encoding cell division ATP-binding protein FtsE; this translates as MIQMFHVYKAYPGDPPVLSDINLHVEKGEFVFLTGPSGAGKTTLLKLLFCGEKATKGQILVGGRNIARIRESAVPYLRRNIGVVFQDFKLLPQRTVEDNVAFTLDVLGVPRAEAREKVHRMLKLVGLEHKAGSYPLRLSGGEQQRVVIARALVNDPTILLADEPTGNLDPALTVEIMDLLNQVNIRGTTVMVATHDSTLLARYQKRTVRLERGFIVSDEDGVKAARRMMAV